Proteins found in one Eretmochelys imbricata isolate rEreImb1 chromosome 9, rEreImb1.hap1, whole genome shotgun sequence genomic segment:
- the LOC144269834 gene encoding PABIR family member 2-like isoform X1, translated as MAQEKMELDLELPAGSAPAPSDGGSLRRSNSAPLIHGLSDNSQVFQPYVLRTRRNSTTVMNRHSMLLSSSPIRIPSSRLHQIRREEGVDLMNRETAHEREVQTAMQISQSWEESLSLSDNDLDKSEKSSSPKRIDFIPVSPAPSPTRGIGKQCFSPSLQMFVSSNGLPPSPIPSPTRRFSNRRSQSPINCIRPSVLGPIKRKGEMETESQPKRLFQGTTNMLSPDVTHLTDFSSCLSSDILDRSSSSIGSSSDSLAKGSITTESPVTCSNSCSSFILMDDLSPK; from the exons ATGGCTCAAGAGAAAATGGAGCTGGACCTGGAGCTGCCGGCGGGGAGCGCGCCGGCCCCGAGCGACGGGGGGAGCTTGAGGAGATCGAACAGCGCCCCCCTCATCCACGGGCTGAG TGATAATTCACAGGTTTTTCAGCCTTATGTGTTGCGAACCCGCAGGAACAGTACAACAGTTATGAACCGTCATAGCATG TTGCTGTCATCATCTCCCATTCGAATTCCTAGCAGCAGACTTCATCAAATCAGAAGG GAGGAAGGAGTGGATTTAATGAACAGAGAAACAGCACATGAAAG GGAAGTGCAAACAGCAATGCAGATAAGCCAGTCATGGGAGGAAAGCTTGAGCCTG AGTGACAATGACTTGGACAAGTCCGAGAAATCTTCCTCTCCAAAGAGAATAGACTTCATCCCAGTTTCCCCAGCACCTTCACCCACCCGAGGAATAGGGAAG CAATGTTTTTCACCATCCTTACAAATGTTTGTGAGTAGTAATGGATTACCTCCAAGTCCTATTCCTAGTCCAACAAGGCGATTCTCAAA CAGGAGGAGTCAGAGTCCAATCAACTGTATCAGGCCCAGTGTTCTTGGTCCCATTAAAAGGAAAG GTGAAATGGAAACTGAAAGTCAGCCAAAGAGACTTTTCCAAGGAACTACCAACATGCTTTCTCCTGATGTTACACATCTGACAGATTTCAGTTCATG TTTGTCTTCAGATATTCTCGATAGGAGTAGCAGCAGTATTGGTTCTTCCTCTGATTCACTGGCTAAAGGCAGCATTACCACAGAATCTCCAGTAACATGCTCAAACTCATGCTCTTCATTCATTTTGATGGATGATCTCTCACCTAAGTGA
- the LOC144269834 gene encoding PABIR family member 2-like isoform X2 produces the protein MAQEKMELDLELPAGSAPAPSDGGSLRRSNSAPLIHGLSDNSQVFQPYVLRTRRNSTTVMNRHSMLLSSSPIRIPSSRLHQIRREEGVDLMNRETAHEREVQTAMQISQSWEESLSLSDNDLDKSEKSSSPKRIDFIPVSPAPSPTRGIGKQCFSPSLQMFVSSNGLPPSPIPSPTRRFSKRSQSPINCIRPSVLGPIKRKGEMETESQPKRLFQGTTNMLSPDVTHLTDFSSCLSSDILDRSSSSIGSSSDSLAKGSITTESPVTCSNSCSSFILMDDLSPK, from the exons ATGGCTCAAGAGAAAATGGAGCTGGACCTGGAGCTGCCGGCGGGGAGCGCGCCGGCCCCGAGCGACGGGGGGAGCTTGAGGAGATCGAACAGCGCCCCCCTCATCCACGGGCTGAG TGATAATTCACAGGTTTTTCAGCCTTATGTGTTGCGAACCCGCAGGAACAGTACAACAGTTATGAACCGTCATAGCATG TTGCTGTCATCATCTCCCATTCGAATTCCTAGCAGCAGACTTCATCAAATCAGAAGG GAGGAAGGAGTGGATTTAATGAACAGAGAAACAGCACATGAAAG GGAAGTGCAAACAGCAATGCAGATAAGCCAGTCATGGGAGGAAAGCTTGAGCCTG AGTGACAATGACTTGGACAAGTCCGAGAAATCTTCCTCTCCAAAGAGAATAGACTTCATCCCAGTTTCCCCAGCACCTTCACCCACCCGAGGAATAGGGAAG CAATGTTTTTCACCATCCTTACAAATGTTTGTGAGTAGTAATGGATTACCTCCAAGTCCTATTCCTAGTCCAACAAGGCGATTCTCAAA GAGGAGTCAGAGTCCAATCAACTGTATCAGGCCCAGTGTTCTTGGTCCCATTAAAAGGAAAG GTGAAATGGAAACTGAAAGTCAGCCAAAGAGACTTTTCCAAGGAACTACCAACATGCTTTCTCCTGATGTTACACATCTGACAGATTTCAGTTCATG TTTGTCTTCAGATATTCTCGATAGGAGTAGCAGCAGTATTGGTTCTTCCTCTGATTCACTGGCTAAAGGCAGCATTACCACAGAATCTCCAGTAACATGCTCAAACTCATGCTCTTCATTCATTTTGATGGATGATCTCTCACCTAAGTGA
- the LOC144269834 gene encoding P2R1A-PPP2R2A-interacting phosphatase regulator 1-like isoform X3, producing the protein MAQEKMELDLELPAGSAPAPSDGGSLRRSNSAPLIHGLSDNSQVFQPYVLRTRRNSTTVMNRHSMLLSSSPIRIPSSRLHQIRREEGVDLMNRETAHEREVQTAMQISQSWEESLSLSDNDLDKSEKSSSPKRIDFIPVSPAPSPTRGIGKQCFSPSLQMFVSSNGLPPSPIPSPTRRFSNRRSQSPINCIRPSVLGPIKRKVCVRIQSILHLCSLASVCVMEAIIISSKENEHIPCMLQKMSFQGCQSWSKG; encoded by the exons ATGGCTCAAGAGAAAATGGAGCTGGACCTGGAGCTGCCGGCGGGGAGCGCGCCGGCCCCGAGCGACGGGGGGAGCTTGAGGAGATCGAACAGCGCCCCCCTCATCCACGGGCTGAG TGATAATTCACAGGTTTTTCAGCCTTATGTGTTGCGAACCCGCAGGAACAGTACAACAGTTATGAACCGTCATAGCATG TTGCTGTCATCATCTCCCATTCGAATTCCTAGCAGCAGACTTCATCAAATCAGAAGG GAGGAAGGAGTGGATTTAATGAACAGAGAAACAGCACATGAAAG GGAAGTGCAAACAGCAATGCAGATAAGCCAGTCATGGGAGGAAAGCTTGAGCCTG AGTGACAATGACTTGGACAAGTCCGAGAAATCTTCCTCTCCAAAGAGAATAGACTTCATCCCAGTTTCCCCAGCACCTTCACCCACCCGAGGAATAGGGAAG CAATGTTTTTCACCATCCTTACAAATGTTTGTGAGTAGTAATGGATTACCTCCAAGTCCTATTCCTAGTCCAACAAGGCGATTCTCAAA CAGGAGGAGTCAGAGTCCAATCAACTGTATCAGGCCCAGTGTTCTTGGTCCCATTAAAAGGAAAG TTTGTGTGAGGATCCAGAGTATTTTACATCTATGTTCTTTAGCTTCAGTCTGTGTGATGGAAGCCATCATTATTTCATCAAAGGAGAATGAACATATTCCTTGCATGCTACAGAAAATGAGTTTTCAGGGCTGCCAGTCTTGGAGTAAAGGCTGA
- the LOC144269834 gene encoding P2R1A-PPP2R2A-interacting phosphatase regulator 1-like isoform X5: MAQEKMELDLELPAGSAPAPSDGGSLRRSNSAPLIHGLSDNSQVFQPYVLRTRRNSTTVMNRHSMLLSSSPIRIPSSRLHQIRREEGVDLMNRETAHEREVQTAMQISQSWEESLSLSDNDLDKSEKSSSPKRIDFIPVSPAPSPTRGIGKQCFSPSLQMFVSSNGLPPSPIPSPTRRFSNRRSQSPINCIRPSVLGPIKRKGEMETESQPKRLFQGTTNMLSPDVTHLTDFSS, translated from the exons ATGGCTCAAGAGAAAATGGAGCTGGACCTGGAGCTGCCGGCGGGGAGCGCGCCGGCCCCGAGCGACGGGGGGAGCTTGAGGAGATCGAACAGCGCCCCCCTCATCCACGGGCTGAG TGATAATTCACAGGTTTTTCAGCCTTATGTGTTGCGAACCCGCAGGAACAGTACAACAGTTATGAACCGTCATAGCATG TTGCTGTCATCATCTCCCATTCGAATTCCTAGCAGCAGACTTCATCAAATCAGAAGG GAGGAAGGAGTGGATTTAATGAACAGAGAAACAGCACATGAAAG GGAAGTGCAAACAGCAATGCAGATAAGCCAGTCATGGGAGGAAAGCTTGAGCCTG AGTGACAATGACTTGGACAAGTCCGAGAAATCTTCCTCTCCAAAGAGAATAGACTTCATCCCAGTTTCCCCAGCACCTTCACCCACCCGAGGAATAGGGAAG CAATGTTTTTCACCATCCTTACAAATGTTTGTGAGTAGTAATGGATTACCTCCAAGTCCTATTCCTAGTCCAACAAGGCGATTCTCAAA CAGGAGGAGTCAGAGTCCAATCAACTGTATCAGGCCCAGTGTTCTTGGTCCCATTAAAAGGAAAG GTGAAATGGAAACTGAAAGTCAGCCAAAGAGACTTTTCCAAGGAACTACCAACATGCTTTCTCCTGATGTTACACATCTGACAGATTTCAGTTCATG A
- the LOC144269834 gene encoding P2R1A-PPP2R2A-interacting phosphatase regulator 1-like isoform X4, which translates to MAQEKMELDLELPAGSAPAPSDGGSLRRSNSAPLIHGLSDNSQVFQPYVLRTRRNSTTVMNRHSMLLSSSPIRIPSSRLHQIRREEGVDLMNRETAHEREVQTAMQISQSWEESLSLSDNDLDKSEKSSSPKRIDFIPVSPAPSPTRGIGKQCFSPSLQMFVSSNGLPPSPIPSPTRRFSNRRSQSPINCIRPSVLGPIKRKGEMETESQPKRLFQGTTNMLSPDVTHLTDFSSWTYDFCRRKAVPH; encoded by the exons ATGGCTCAAGAGAAAATGGAGCTGGACCTGGAGCTGCCGGCGGGGAGCGCGCCGGCCCCGAGCGACGGGGGGAGCTTGAGGAGATCGAACAGCGCCCCCCTCATCCACGGGCTGAG TGATAATTCACAGGTTTTTCAGCCTTATGTGTTGCGAACCCGCAGGAACAGTACAACAGTTATGAACCGTCATAGCATG TTGCTGTCATCATCTCCCATTCGAATTCCTAGCAGCAGACTTCATCAAATCAGAAGG GAGGAAGGAGTGGATTTAATGAACAGAGAAACAGCACATGAAAG GGAAGTGCAAACAGCAATGCAGATAAGCCAGTCATGGGAGGAAAGCTTGAGCCTG AGTGACAATGACTTGGACAAGTCCGAGAAATCTTCCTCTCCAAAGAGAATAGACTTCATCCCAGTTTCCCCAGCACCTTCACCCACCCGAGGAATAGGGAAG CAATGTTTTTCACCATCCTTACAAATGTTTGTGAGTAGTAATGGATTACCTCCAAGTCCTATTCCTAGTCCAACAAGGCGATTCTCAAA CAGGAGGAGTCAGAGTCCAATCAACTGTATCAGGCCCAGTGTTCTTGGTCCCATTAAAAGGAAAG GTGAAATGGAAACTGAAAGTCAGCCAAAGAGACTTTTCCAAGGAACTACCAACATGCTTTCTCCTGATGTTACACATCTGACAGATTTCAGTTCATG GACATACGATTTCTGCAGACGGAAGGCTGTGCCCCACTGA